A stretch of Saccharothrix texasensis DNA encodes these proteins:
- a CDS encoding replication initiator gives MSEYLTRADRMKQPAALDVARAVAEEHGVCVRPLAKERVDLDTGRVEIVPVACGSTVASVCPTCAEKNRRLRMAQCREGWHLTEEPDFTPDPPSDDQRALTAYWADLAKAYRQALEEGDEIGAEEVREEVAGVDAELRQLGVRGSLPALEARPRITRKRSTRRRQDAPNLPRRPVGKRTVGRVFVGKYQPSTFLTLTLDSYGKVRSDGTPVDPDTYDYRRAARDAVHFAALLDRFMQNLRRCVGWDVQYFSTVEPQRRLAPHWHAAIRGSISRAELRAVAEATYHQVWWPNHDEIKYSGDNRPVWDSRAKGFVDPTTREPLPTWEDALDQVERPAHVARFGVQVHSKGILGGTEEAGRHIGYLTKYLTKSIGECFDARTSRQEDHAERLCAELAVTPCSPQCPVWLLYGVQPKGARLSMEPGRCKGKAHKRSTLGVAGRRVLVSRKWSGKSLADHKHDRKEFVRQLLADVGITGDDQPKRVVWNNVRPGDPNVPPRPHLLLRAVAERRRWKAEYTAALLASASPSNRSATSQAA, from the coding sequence ATGAGCGAGTACCTGACTCGTGCCGACCGGATGAAGCAGCCGGCGGCGCTCGATGTGGCTCGGGCCGTGGCTGAGGAGCACGGCGTCTGCGTCCGGCCGCTGGCCAAGGAGCGGGTCGACCTGGACACCGGACGGGTCGAGATCGTGCCCGTGGCGTGCGGCTCGACGGTGGCGAGTGTGTGTCCCACCTGCGCGGAGAAGAACCGCAGGTTGCGCATGGCGCAGTGCCGCGAGGGCTGGCACCTGACCGAGGAGCCCGACTTCACCCCGGACCCGCCCAGCGACGATCAGCGGGCACTGACCGCCTACTGGGCTGACCTGGCGAAGGCGTACCGGCAGGCTCTCGAAGAGGGCGACGAGATTGGTGCCGAGGAGGTTCGAGAGGAGGTTGCGGGCGTCGACGCCGAACTTCGGCAGCTCGGAGTCCGCGGTTCTCTCCCGGCTCTGGAAGCACGTCCACGGATCACCCGGAAGCGGTCGACCAGGCGGCGGCAGGATGCGCCGAACCTGCCTCGGCGACCGGTCGGCAAGCGCACGGTCGGTCGCGTATTCGTCGGCAAGTACCAGCCCTCAACCTTCCTGACGCTCACGCTGGACAGCTACGGCAAGGTGCGCTCGGACGGCACCCCGGTCGACCCGGACACCTACGACTACCGGCGGGCGGCTCGGGACGCGGTGCACTTCGCGGCCCTGCTCGATCGGTTCATGCAGAACCTCCGGCGGTGCGTCGGGTGGGATGTGCAGTACTTCTCCACCGTCGAACCTCAGCGACGGCTGGCGCCACACTGGCACGCGGCTATCCGGGGTTCGATTTCGCGTGCGGAGCTGCGGGCGGTCGCGGAAGCCACCTACCACCAGGTGTGGTGGCCCAACCACGACGAGATCAAGTACAGCGGCGACAACCGGCCGGTGTGGGACTCGCGGGCGAAGGGGTTCGTCGACCCGACTACGCGTGAACCGCTGCCGACGTGGGAGGACGCTCTCGACCAGGTGGAGCGTCCGGCGCACGTCGCCCGGTTCGGGGTGCAGGTGCACTCCAAGGGCATCCTCGGCGGCACTGAAGAGGCCGGTCGGCACATCGGCTACCTGACGAAGTATCTGACCAAGAGCATCGGTGAGTGCTTCGATGCCCGGACCAGCCGTCAGGAGGATCACGCCGAACGGCTGTGCGCGGAGTTGGCCGTGACGCCCTGCTCGCCGCAATGCCCGGTGTGGCTGCTCTACGGCGTCCAACCGAAAGGCGCTCGGCTGTCGATGGAGCCTGGTCGATGCAAGGGCAAGGCACACAAGCGCTCAACCCTCGGCGTCGCCGGTCGGCGGGTGCTGGTGTCACGGAAGTGGTCCGGGAAGTCGCTGGCCGACCACAAGCACGACCGCAAGGAATTCGTTCGGCAACTGCTCGCCGACGTGGGGATCACTGGGGACGACCAGCCCAAACGGGTCGTCTGGAACAACGTGCGGCCCGGTGACCCGAACGTGCCCCCAAGACCACACCTGCTGCTACGGGCGGTCGCGGAGCGGCGTCGATGGAAGGCCGAGTACACGGCGGCGTTGCTCGCCTCGGCCAGTCCGTCAAACCGTTCGGCAACGTCTCAAGCTGCGTAA
- a CDS encoding sensor histidine kinase: protein MHLEGGPISTEGRERMDHPKALEALSSAVPSERLEAARFLQFWAVPADISVLRTRLQVEPVGWVRRAIEDALLRLGDAPEQHANLDDFTANKDGSVDESARARVKITRTVVHELSPIAAAIEYFAGAELNGYADSQTKKHVDRMIRFISAIDTLGGISSKAVPKEANLAVVVANCVEAQQIAFKIHIEVDGPSSVHAYTDPGLVELIISNGLKNACEAVIDPQVAVPVVTVLYGGNDREFWVNIIDNGVGMPIGGNEKLFDIGTSTKKGHLGMGLALCGEAADSLDAKIRLSSGDRGTKFAVVIPISGGERASSSS from the coding sequence ATGCATTTAGAAGGCGGGCCAATTTCTACCGAGGGGCGTGAACGGATGGATCACCCTAAAGCACTAGAAGCTTTGTCTAGTGCCGTACCGTCCGAGCGGTTGGAAGCCGCGCGGTTTCTTCAATTCTGGGCGGTACCGGCGGATATATCTGTTCTTCGAACGCGCCTACAAGTCGAGCCTGTCGGTTGGGTAAGACGTGCGATAGAAGATGCGCTTTTGCGATTGGGCGATGCACCGGAGCAGCATGCAAATTTGGACGATTTCACCGCCAACAAAGACGGCAGTGTCGACGAGTCGGCGCGTGCGAGAGTCAAGATCACGAGAACTGTAGTGCATGAGTTGTCTCCTATCGCTGCTGCCATTGAGTATTTTGCGGGAGCAGAGCTGAATGGCTACGCTGATAGTCAAACAAAAAAGCATGTTGACAGAATGATCAGGTTTATCAGCGCGATTGATACCCTCGGAGGAATCTCAAGCAAAGCGGTGCCCAAAGAGGCAAATCTTGCAGTCGTCGTGGCGAACTGTGTCGAGGCTCAACAGATTGCATTCAAGATTCACATCGAAGTCGACGGTCCTTCGTCAGTACATGCATATACTGACCCAGGGCTCGTGGAGCTAATTATTAGTAACGGTCTGAAGAATGCGTGTGAAGCTGTGATTGACCCGCAGGTCGCGGTGCCTGTAGTAACAGTGTTGTACGGAGGTAACGATCGAGAGTTTTGGGTCAATATCATCGATAATGGTGTCGGGATGCCGATCGGAGGCAATGAGAAGTTGTTTGACATCGGAACATCGACTAAAAAAGGTCATCTTGGTATGGGGTTAGCTCTATGCGGTGAAGCGGCGGACAGCCTAGATGCTAAGATCCGGCTTTCGAGTGGAGACCGCGGCACTAAGTTCGCGGTTGTCATTCCCATAAGTGGAGGCGAGCGTGCAAGTTCTTCTAGTTGA
- a CDS encoding helix-turn-helix transcriptional regulator, which produces MRELAQLMSVPEMLEALGGEVSRDTFYKWRQTGKGPRCFSLPNGELRCKRVDFLAWLDDLYQAAA; this is translated from the coding sequence GTGCGTGAGCTGGCTCAGTTGATGTCTGTTCCGGAGATGCTGGAGGCCCTGGGCGGTGAGGTCTCGCGGGACACGTTCTACAAGTGGCGGCAGACGGGGAAGGGGCCTCGGTGCTTCTCGCTGCCCAACGGTGAGCTGCGGTGCAAGCGGGTGGACTTCCTCGCTTGGCTCGATGACCTGTACCAGGCGGCGGCATGA
- a CDS encoding tyrosine-type recombinase/integrase: MTTTFRVKFWEIKKRTGRKRPYPVRWRTDTREHSEWYATKALATSRLSELSQAARNGEPFDVDTGLPVSEVRRRNSLSFLEFAQSYMDLKWPDAAATTRGSTVEALATAGAVFVRDGVGRPDVTELRGVLSRNLLPPTTRDAELSAEDREVVDWLTRNSRPLFDLTDAVAVREVLDALAAKLDGKAAAATVYQRKRAVLFNLLSYAVELGMIPDNPLTRVKRKVAKVVDQVDPRVVANPGQVERLLTAVTYVGRRNQERGAHLAAFFATGYYAAARPAEGLGLREDDCTLPEEGWGLLMLGESRPAAGKRWTDSGEVHDRRGLKHRGAKDVRPVPIPPVLVRILRDHLDRFGTAPDGRLFRSPNGGVVSSSTYYRVWEEARQYALTPAQAASPLAGRPYDLRHAAVSLMLNGGVPATDVAERAGHSVEVLLRVYAKCIDGQRELINKRIEELFDR; this comes from the coding sequence ATGACCACCACGTTCAGGGTCAAGTTCTGGGAGATCAAGAAGCGGACGGGGCGGAAGCGGCCGTATCCAGTCCGATGGCGGACGGACACGCGGGAGCACTCCGAGTGGTACGCGACCAAGGCTCTGGCTACCAGCCGCTTGTCCGAGCTGAGCCAGGCGGCGCGCAACGGTGAACCGTTCGATGTGGATACCGGGTTGCCGGTGTCGGAGGTTCGGCGGCGGAACTCGTTGTCGTTCTTGGAGTTTGCTCAGTCCTACATGGATCTGAAGTGGCCTGACGCTGCGGCGACGACTCGGGGTAGCACTGTGGAGGCTCTGGCGACTGCTGGCGCGGTGTTCGTGCGGGATGGGGTCGGTCGACCGGATGTGACTGAGCTTCGGGGCGTGCTGTCACGGAACCTGCTGCCGCCGACCACACGTGACGCGGAGCTGTCGGCCGAAGATCGGGAGGTCGTGGACTGGCTCACGCGGAACTCGCGTCCGCTGTTCGACCTAACGGACGCTGTCGCGGTGCGCGAGGTGCTGGACGCGCTGGCGGCCAAACTCGACGGCAAGGCGGCGGCTGCAACCGTCTACCAGCGGAAACGGGCGGTGCTGTTCAACCTGCTGTCCTATGCCGTCGAGCTGGGGATGATCCCGGACAACCCGTTGACCAGGGTGAAGCGCAAGGTCGCGAAGGTGGTCGACCAGGTAGACCCTCGGGTGGTGGCCAACCCGGGCCAGGTCGAACGGCTGTTGACCGCGGTGACCTACGTCGGGCGGCGGAACCAGGAGCGGGGCGCGCACTTGGCGGCGTTCTTCGCGACCGGCTACTACGCGGCTGCTCGGCCCGCTGAGGGCCTGGGGCTCCGTGAGGACGACTGCACCCTGCCCGAGGAGGGCTGGGGCCTGCTCATGCTCGGTGAGTCGCGTCCGGCGGCGGGCAAGCGGTGGACGGACTCCGGTGAGGTCCACGACCGGCGCGGGTTGAAGCATCGCGGGGCGAAGGACGTCCGGCCGGTGCCCATCCCACCGGTGCTCGTCCGCATCCTCCGGGACCACCTCGACCGGTTCGGGACGGCTCCCGATGGGCGGCTGTTCCGGTCGCCGAACGGCGGGGTGGTGTCGTCGTCCACCTACTACCGGGTGTGGGAGGAGGCCCGCCAGTACGCCCTGACGCCTGCTCAGGCGGCCTCTCCTCTAGCTGGGCGGCCGTACGACCTTCGGCACGCCGCAGTCTCGCTCATGCTGAACGGGGGCGTCCCGGCTACGGACGTGGCGGAACGTGCTGGTCACTCGGTCGAGGTGCTGCTCCGGGTGTACGCGAAGTGCATCGATGGGCAACGGGAGCTGATCAACAAGAGGATCGAGGAGCTGTTCGACCGGTGA
- a CDS encoding AMED_5909 family protein yields MNPAEELWSAVRSATTLRHAHDALAKVRPSLEAAQVQWLDFHQRSAETYRRVAESDRGRRKESLFLAELHKEKAEKVAHGLASGTTVRAGSRRVAVLPGRPHEIRLRDDMFAKAMRLAGFQSDYAVAKAMGLHRSTVKRARAGELRPGARFISGALTALAPFDFEDLFEVETQE; encoded by the coding sequence GTGAACCCGGCGGAGGAGTTGTGGTCGGCGGTGCGCTCGGCGACGACGCTTCGGCACGCCCACGATGCGTTGGCGAAGGTGCGGCCCTCGCTTGAGGCCGCCCAGGTGCAGTGGCTCGATTTCCATCAGCGGTCTGCCGAGACCTATCGGCGTGTCGCGGAGTCGGATCGGGGGCGGCGGAAGGAGTCGCTGTTCCTCGCCGAACTGCACAAGGAGAAGGCGGAGAAGGTCGCGCACGGTCTTGCGTCGGGGACCACTGTTCGTGCCGGGAGTCGGCGGGTGGCGGTGCTGCCCGGTCGGCCGCATGAGATCAGGCTCCGCGATGACATGTTCGCCAAGGCCATGCGGTTGGCGGGGTTCCAGTCGGACTACGCGGTGGCCAAGGCGATGGGGCTGCACCGATCGACGGTCAAGCGTGCGCGTGCGGGTGAGCTGCGGCCCGGTGCTCGGTTCATCAGTGGGGCGTTGACCGCCCTCGCGCCGTTCGACTTCGAGGATCTGTTCGAGGTCGAGACGCAGGAGTGA
- a CDS encoding NUDIX hydrolase: MARTDHYNDPNAPKATNIVVAVTAFVQDDQGRLLMIRRTDNDLYSIPGGAQDVGETIGHTVVREIKEETGIDVDPTDIIGVYSDPAHVISYTDGEVRQEFSICFRAQPIGGELRTSNESSEVHWVAREDLEALNIHPSIRLRIEHGFEPRTTPYFAK; encoded by the coding sequence ATGGCGCGCACCGACCACTACAACGACCCCAACGCCCCCAAAGCGACCAACATCGTCGTAGCCGTAACCGCGTTCGTCCAGGACGACCAAGGTCGTCTACTGATGATCCGCCGCACCGACAACGACCTCTACTCCATCCCCGGTGGAGCACAAGACGTCGGCGAGACCATCGGTCACACCGTCGTACGCGAGATCAAGGAAGAGACCGGCATCGACGTAGACCCCACCGACATCATCGGCGTCTACTCCGACCCAGCCCACGTCATCTCCTACACGGACGGCGAAGTCCGCCAGGAGTTCTCCATCTGCTTCCGCGCTCAGCCCATCGGAGGCGAGCTGCGCACAAGCAACGAGTCCAGCGAAGTCCACTGGGTAGCCCGCGAAGACCTCGAAGCTCTCAACATCCACCCCTCGATCCGCCTCCGAATCGAACACGGCTTCGAACCGCGGACCACTCCCTACTTCGCCAAGTGA
- a CDS encoding response regulator, protein MEASVQVLLVEDSAELIDVFQHFSSTRGFDLTIATNVKSAIKLVESVEYEFDVAVCDLKMPSQEGAIDLSLDHGLEVVRRIIEVCPGVPVVVLSAFGTIDIARHMLLQANKQDVFGTGMPEAMLQYEPKSSGASGALGFLVKFQDELDSIGDVEVINGGNLTNRQLRTLRIFARRRGGRQLEYRPLSGGLSGARTGLVTVKDGAGAQVARVVSKITRIDRALEEKDRYRQCIAGRLGAGAYADLNDEVTAGCGRTAGLFYSVAESYKLDVFAQLLADESAAALAVRRMQEEMTPWLSGMPQSPKTWVDIRRELISDEKYARVISVQDVVEVPESKSLQTFWVTQHGDLHGANSLINDSVRPVLIDFGRAGQMTSVLDPITLELSVLFHADSTYREHPWPEVAQIDSWDDLDLYLAGCPYPEYVKACREWSLSVAAGVRDLYATIDAYCLRNMQYDDVNIERARALQAFAANKLIES, encoded by the coding sequence GTGGAGGCGAGCGTGCAAGTTCTTCTAGTTGAGGACAGCGCTGAGTTGATTGATGTTTTTCAGCATTTTTCGAGCACGCGCGGATTCGATCTGACTATTGCTACAAACGTCAAATCGGCAATTAAGCTTGTCGAGTCCGTTGAGTATGAGTTTGATGTCGCCGTATGCGACCTCAAGATGCCCTCGCAGGAGGGAGCAATCGACCTTTCCTTGGATCATGGTTTGGAAGTGGTTAGGCGGATTATCGAAGTTTGTCCCGGTGTTCCAGTCGTTGTGCTTTCCGCATTTGGTACGATCGATATTGCTCGACACATGCTCCTACAGGCAAATAAGCAAGACGTCTTTGGTACAGGTATGCCCGAGGCAATGTTGCAGTATGAGCCCAAATCTTCAGGAGCGTCAGGTGCACTTGGGTTCTTGGTCAAATTTCAAGACGAGTTGGACAGTATTGGCGATGTCGAGGTTATCAACGGCGGAAATCTAACGAACCGGCAGTTGCGTACTCTGCGAATTTTCGCTCGCCGGCGTGGGGGCCGGCAGCTGGAGTACAGGCCACTATCGGGAGGGTTGTCCGGAGCTCGGACAGGTCTAGTGACAGTAAAGGACGGTGCTGGCGCTCAAGTCGCACGTGTTGTAAGTAAGATCACCCGTATCGATCGTGCGCTTGAAGAAAAGGATCGGTATAGGCAGTGTATCGCAGGCCGTCTAGGTGCAGGCGCTTATGCCGATCTTAATGATGAAGTTACTGCTGGTTGTGGCCGTACCGCCGGTCTCTTTTACAGTGTGGCGGAATCATACAAGCTTGATGTGTTCGCGCAGCTGCTCGCAGACGAATCTGCAGCCGCTTTGGCAGTCAGGCGAATGCAAGAAGAAATGACACCTTGGCTAAGCGGGATGCCTCAGTCGCCGAAAACATGGGTTGACATCAGGCGCGAATTGATTAGCGATGAAAAGTACGCTCGCGTGATTAGTGTGCAGGATGTCGTGGAGGTTCCCGAAAGTAAGTCGCTTCAAACTTTTTGGGTTACCCAGCATGGTGATCTGCATGGTGCGAATTCCTTGATTAATGACAGTGTTCGACCTGTATTGATCGATTTCGGCCGGGCTGGTCAAATGACTAGTGTTCTCGATCCAATTACACTAGAGTTGTCGGTTCTTTTTCACGCAGATTCCACTTACCGTGAACATCCTTGGCCAGAAGTCGCTCAAATTGATTCTTGGGATGACCTGGATTTGTACCTCGCTGGGTGCCCTTACCCCGAATACGTTAAGGCTTGTCGCGAATGGTCACTTTCCGTAGCGGCGGGAGTTAGAGATTTGTATGCAACGATCGATGCGTACTGTCTTCGCAACATGCAGTACGACGATGTAAATATTGAACGGGCGCGCGCCCTCCAGGCTTTTGCTGCAAATAAGTTGATTGAGTCATGA
- a CDS encoding FtsK/SpoIIIE domain-containing protein encodes MNGGKWVDPAPFEGVRPRVPWWVLVPGKAKWIAALVALVWLVVVGAVRLVLVVVRYPVVTLVPASAAWCWWRFGLSPLVLALLSLVAALLIWAGLDRGSFMRHGWYRLVTEWRRLTVYVPKWRSVMRLSDLAKLDRGREYRPKLRRVRSEGWRDRVRVRMVPAQSPEAWELRRDGLAHSFGARSCRVRVLRPRVIELDFVHRDPLLRPLTVPALTDAEVDLKRVVVGRTETGKPWRLRLLGSQVLVVGVPGAGKGSVLWSLVWQLAPAVRAGLVRLVGIDPKGGMELGQCPDAFDRVVYDNGPEAVALLEEMAAEVKERATRYRGVRRLWARSTCEPFTVLVVDELADLIAYQPDKQLRERAVRAIQTITSQGRAPGFAVVGLVQDPRKEVVSFRHLFSTRVALRLDEPQQVDMVLGDGIRQRGAAAHEISENTPGVAWIKEDGQREPERARAFHVTDADLVELGLFLADAEVHDLPTRPDDSGEVAA; translated from the coding sequence ATGAACGGCGGGAAGTGGGTGGACCCGGCTCCGTTCGAGGGCGTGCGACCTCGGGTGCCGTGGTGGGTGTTGGTGCCGGGGAAGGCCAAGTGGATCGCGGCCTTGGTGGCGCTGGTGTGGCTGGTGGTCGTCGGGGCTGTGCGCCTGGTGCTCGTTGTGGTCCGGTACCCGGTGGTCACGTTGGTACCGGCGTCGGCGGCCTGGTGCTGGTGGCGGTTCGGGCTCTCACCGTTGGTGCTGGCGTTGTTGTCACTGGTCGCGGCCTTGTTGATCTGGGCGGGCCTGGACCGTGGGTCGTTTATGCGACACGGCTGGTACCGGCTGGTCACTGAGTGGCGGCGGTTGACGGTGTACGTGCCGAAGTGGCGGTCAGTGATGCGGCTGTCGGACCTCGCCAAGCTCGACCGGGGCCGCGAGTACCGGCCTAAGCTGCGCCGGGTCCGGTCGGAGGGTTGGCGGGATCGCGTCCGGGTGCGGATGGTGCCTGCGCAGTCACCTGAGGCATGGGAGCTGCGTCGGGACGGCCTGGCGCACTCGTTTGGCGCTCGCTCCTGTCGCGTGCGAGTCCTGCGACCTCGCGTGATCGAGCTGGACTTTGTCCACCGCGACCCGCTGCTACGTCCCCTGACCGTTCCCGCGTTGACGGATGCCGAGGTGGACCTCAAGCGGGTCGTGGTCGGCCGGACCGAGACGGGCAAGCCGTGGCGGCTGCGGCTGCTCGGGTCTCAGGTGCTCGTCGTCGGCGTGCCCGGTGCGGGCAAGGGCTCGGTGCTCTGGTCGCTGGTGTGGCAGCTCGCACCGGCGGTTCGGGCGGGTCTGGTCCGGTTGGTGGGGATCGACCCGAAGGGTGGGATGGAGCTGGGCCAGTGCCCGGACGCCTTCGACCGGGTCGTGTACGACAACGGGCCGGAAGCCGTTGCGCTGCTTGAGGAAATGGCCGCAGAGGTTAAGGAACGTGCCACCCGGTACCGGGGTGTGCGGCGGTTGTGGGCGCGGTCGACGTGTGAGCCGTTCACGGTCCTGGTGGTGGACGAGCTGGCGGACCTGATCGCCTACCAGCCGGACAAGCAGCTCCGGGAACGCGCGGTGCGGGCTATCCAGACGATCACCTCTCAGGGACGTGCGCCCGGGTTCGCGGTCGTGGGCCTGGTCCAGGACCCGCGCAAGGAGGTCGTGTCGTTCCGGCACCTGTTCAGCACCCGTGTGGCGCTGCGCCTGGACGAGCCGCAACAGGTCGACATGGTGCTCGGTGACGGTATCCGGCAGCGCGGTGCGGCTGCCCATGAGATCAGTGAGAACACCCCCGGCGTCGCTTGGATCAAGGAGGACGGGCAGCGGGAGCCGGAACGGGCTCGGGCGTTCCACGTCACCGATGCCGACTTGGTCGAGCTGGGCCTGTTTCTGGCTGACGCAGAGGTGCACGACTTGCCGACTCGGCCGGACGACTCGGGGGAGGTGGCGGCATGA
- a CDS encoding AAA family ATPase, with translation MTVEEGFLDGLDITFDRGLNVIIGARGVGKTSILEMIRFALRLPHIDQRRADIAKRHAESVLGGGRVVVTYLDGDNMRSASRSIGDPEIDPIAMSSLTPTSLGQNELEGIGLNQRSRLRLLDGQAGVNETDFSSEIGRLRQTVTRISAQLAELTSQREQLRQQDLSRMVVAKQLEEARIAESMLMREGSAEMAKLRERIHVEQQRVAIEQTQLRNVDLFREMLGSVQEQIKKVQGRLSKTISEVNDRGASRYVGPLSKITEAQQQVLNISLEVTDSLESDIISHKQQIAQINDRSRPLRQEFERLQQGAGAAAELTVRLQNQMEELDRDLQRLRKLEDHIEELRFHRAQVLNEIDNLRERIWVVRKQTAERLSKVFAPRIRVALEHYGDRANYVANLADALRNSGLQHNVTAEHLAERLSPQELINAIERRDVARLTSVGRLTSARADKLITHMLGSSKLGEVITSEVDDTAIFELLVGGEYRPTEQLSTGQRCSVVLPILLADSSRTLLLDQPEDHLDNAYLVENTVDRLRSRSKIAQTIVVTHNANIPVLGDAAKVFALESDGRRGYVKEQGALADPKVVRAITDLMEGGEDAFRRRANFYRGA, from the coding sequence TTGACCGTCGAAGAGGGATTCCTTGATGGTCTCGATATCACCTTCGACCGTGGTCTGAACGTGATTATTGGTGCTCGCGGGGTCGGCAAAACGAGCATCCTTGAGATGATTCGTTTTGCTCTTCGTTTGCCTCATATTGATCAGCGCCGAGCGGATATCGCAAAGCGGCACGCAGAGTCCGTACTAGGTGGGGGAAGGGTGGTTGTTACTTACCTCGACGGTGACAACATGCGGTCTGCATCACGATCTATCGGTGACCCGGAAATCGATCCAATCGCAATGAGTTCGCTAACGCCAACTAGTCTCGGACAAAACGAACTAGAAGGAATCGGCCTCAATCAACGTAGTCGCCTTCGGTTGTTGGACGGTCAAGCAGGAGTCAATGAAACGGATTTTTCCTCAGAAATCGGACGGCTTCGCCAGACTGTAACTCGTATAAGCGCACAACTGGCCGAATTGACTTCACAGCGAGAGCAGTTGCGTCAGCAGGATTTGTCTCGGATGGTTGTCGCGAAGCAACTTGAAGAAGCACGTATTGCTGAATCCATGCTTATGCGCGAAGGAAGCGCCGAGATGGCGAAACTCCGTGAACGTATCCACGTAGAGCAACAGCGAGTAGCAATTGAACAGACCCAACTTCGAAACGTCGATTTGTTTCGCGAGATGCTTGGTAGCGTACAAGAGCAAATTAAAAAGGTGCAAGGAAGGTTGTCAAAAACTATATCGGAAGTAAATGATCGAGGAGCATCAAGGTATGTCGGGCCTCTCAGTAAGATAACTGAGGCGCAGCAACAGGTTCTCAATATAAGCTTGGAAGTCACCGATTCTCTAGAAAGCGACATTATATCGCATAAGCAACAGATCGCTCAGATCAATGATCGATCGCGTCCACTCCGCCAGGAATTCGAACGCCTTCAGCAAGGTGCTGGAGCCGCTGCTGAATTGACCGTGCGTCTGCAAAATCAGATGGAAGAGCTGGACAGGGATTTGCAGCGTTTGCGTAAGCTTGAAGACCACATTGAGGAATTGAGGTTTCATAGGGCTCAGGTCCTCAACGAAATCGACAACTTGCGAGAGCGGATTTGGGTGGTAAGGAAGCAGACAGCTGAACGACTGTCGAAGGTATTCGCTCCCCGTATCCGCGTCGCACTCGAACATTATGGCGATCGGGCAAATTACGTCGCCAACCTTGCCGACGCTCTACGCAACAGTGGCCTTCAACATAATGTTACTGCTGAACATCTAGCAGAACGACTGAGCCCTCAGGAGTTGATTAATGCTATTGAACGGCGTGACGTAGCTCGCCTGACTTCGGTAGGGCGGTTGACCAGCGCGCGGGCCGACAAGCTTATCACGCATATGCTCGGCAGCTCTAAACTTGGCGAAGTGATAACCTCCGAGGTCGACGATACCGCGATTTTTGAGCTCCTCGTTGGAGGGGAGTACCGTCCTACGGAACAACTTTCTACTGGGCAGAGATGCTCCGTTGTTCTACCGATCTTGTTGGCAGACTCTTCGAGGACTCTGCTACTGGACCAACCAGAAGACCACCTAGATAATGCTTACCTCGTAGAGAACACTGTAGATCGGTTGCGGTCACGATCGAAAATTGCACAAACCATCGTAGTAACACACAACGCAAATATTCCTGTATTGGGAGACGCAGCCAAAGTATTTGCACTAGAGAGCGACGGTCGTCGCGGGTATGTAAAGGAACAAGGGGCACTTGCAGACCCGAAAGTAGTACGGGCGATTACGGATCTGATGGAGGGCGGTGAAGATGCATTTAGAAGGCGGGCCAATTTCTACCGAGGGGCGTGA
- a CDS encoding DUF5919 domain-containing protein: MGDPASREVARRSEEEGIGKGTLAAKVRNALAFFKPLADSGHAEIRCHRTTLYNSIYRFDDEMLVNTHVHGFMAAHAPVLHLRRLSGGDLFETYAESFQGVWDDAKPPKW; this comes from the coding sequence CTGGGCGACCCGGCCAGCCGCGAGGTAGCCCGCCGCAGCGAGGAAGAGGGCATCGGCAAGGGCACCCTCGCCGCCAAGGTCCGCAACGCCCTCGCGTTCTTCAAGCCACTCGCCGACAGCGGCCACGCCGAGATCCGGTGCCACCGCACCACGCTCTACAACTCGATCTACCGCTTCGATGACGAGATGCTGGTCAACACCCACGTACACGGCTTCATGGCAGCCCACGCCCCGGTCCTGCACCTTCGCCGCCTCTCCGGAGGCGACCTCTTCGAGACCTACGCCGAGAGCTTCCAAGGCGTCTGGGACGACGCCAAGCCACCCAAGTGGTAG
- a CDS encoding HD domain-containing protein: MSGYLHELSTGVARDLLADELPRRWLHVQGVADRASILSAILDMEEVHILTSAAILHDIGYSSSVIDTGLHALDGARFLRAMNFPPRLCALVAHHSFAKCEAELRGLNVSLAEWNDEKTIIRDALWWADMTTTPDGRPTNVYDRIAEIQRRYGPNDLVTTFVQQAKHELVAAVERTEERLRAAGLGHLAK, encoded by the coding sequence ATGAGTGGGTATCTACACGAACTCTCAACCGGTGTCGCTAGAGACCTTCTAGCTGATGAATTGCCGCGTCGTTGGCTGCATGTGCAAGGAGTAGCTGATCGGGCCTCCATCCTCTCGGCAATCTTGGATATGGAAGAAGTGCATATTCTGACTTCTGCGGCCATACTTCACGATATAGGATATTCTTCGTCTGTCATTGATACGGGACTTCATGCGCTCGACGGTGCACGGTTTTTGAGGGCAATGAACTTTCCGCCACGTTTGTGCGCATTAGTGGCACATCATTCTTTTGCGAAATGTGAAGCCGAACTCAGAGGTCTGAACGTTTCATTGGCCGAGTGGAACGACGAGAAGACTATTATTCGAGATGCGCTCTGGTGGGCTGACATGACGACGACACCGGATGGACGGCCGACGAATGTCTATGACAGGATTGCTGAGATTCAGAGACGTTACGGGCCGAATGACTTGGTGACGACGTTCGTTCAACAAGCGAAGCACGAATTGGTTGCTGCCGTAGAGCGAACTGAGGAACGGTTGCGGGCGGCTGGGTTGGGTCACTTGGCGAAGTAG